From a region of the Methanoculleus receptaculi genome:
- a CDS encoding zinc ribbon domain-containing protein produces the protein MREGLIQMRCPNCGYEDEGRYCSNCGSPLLHQPAESAPDKGEWYDRCPACRAGRLSKAVSRGFLGLTSTESYSCPNCGAVFTREGSNRFKLSSISDTSRPAWRDYANHTLSDLEWKRIAGGGVSDARQRELDLDHAITSIVEGRTQALNAAATGSIVPKRGERLLVTVPGVTLSEPRSVRTTHGGGGGPSFRVAKGVYIRTGAFASRSESHEEIRSIDSGTLSLTNKRLVFAGQKRTKSINLGKIVSIKPFKDGISINREGKQKTEYYSGLDNAVLRFSIEGRDYEEPLSGAILARLIEGLLKTE, from the coding sequence GTGAGAGAAGGGCTGATCCAGATGCGATGTCCAAACTGTGGCTATGAGGATGAGGGGAGATACTGCAGCAACTGCGGCAGCCCCCTCCTGCACCAACCTGCCGAGTCTGCCCCGGATAAGGGAGAATGGTATGACCGATGCCCTGCATGCAGAGCCGGTCGCCTCTCAAAGGCCGTCAGCAGGGGATTCCTGGGTTTGACGAGCACAGAGTCGTATTCGTGCCCGAACTGCGGAGCGGTCTTCACACGGGAAGGCAGCAACAGATTCAAACTCTCGAGCATCTCCGATACCTCAAGACCTGCATGGCGCGACTACGCCAACCATACGCTGAGCGATCTGGAGTGGAAGCGTATCGCCGGTGGCGGGGTCTCCGATGCCAGACAACGGGAACTCGACCTCGACCACGCCATCACATCAATCGTTGAGGGGCGCACTCAGGCATTGAACGCTGCTGCTACCGGTTCGATCGTTCCAAAGAGAGGCGAAAGGCTTCTGGTGACCGTCCCCGGGGTCACCCTGAGCGAGCCGCGCTCCGTGCGGACGACGCATGGAGGCGGTGGGGGACCGAGTTTTCGCGTCGCAAAAGGTGTCTACATAAGAACCGGGGCGTTTGCTTCCAGGAGCGAGTCACACGAGGAGATACGATCGATCGATTCAGGCACGCTCAGCCTGACTAACAAACGCCTGGTGTTTGCGGGGCAGAAACGGACGAAGAGCATCAACCTGGGAAAGATCGTCTCGATAAAGCCCTTCAAGGACGGGATCTCCATCAACCGCGAGGGGAAACAGAAGACAGAGTATTACTCGGGCCTGGATAACGCCGTCCTGCGGTTCAGCATCGAGGGTAGGGACTACGAAGAACCGCTCTCGGGCGCGATCCTTGCCCGCCTGATCGAGGGGCTGCTCAAAACCGAGTGA
- the ercA gene encoding alcohol dehydrogenase-like regulatory protein ErcA, translated as MNQRNRLELRKFVAPEFVCGQGALRLAGRYAHNLGMRRVLLVTDAGVRAAGWADAVGESLARAEVSFTIFDSVTPNPRSSEVMAGAEVYRSEDCNGIVAVGGGSPMDCAKGIGVVSVSGRDILAFEGVDRVSELPPPLVCVPTTAGSSADLSPFAIIRDEMGRRKVAIISKALVPDISLLDPEPLTTMPRELTVDTGIDALSHAIEAYVSNASSPITDLHALEAIRLTSTALPAVIRSPDDLNLRFSTLLASLHAGLAFSNASLGAAHAMSHALGGVYDLAHGRCNALLLEDVIEANYEAASTRYDRIGAIIGREQDEWMAPAEVVASFIRSLGVAGTLSSLGVTGDMIPALAERAYVDPCLATNPSDLSREEIEEIYERAL; from the coding sequence ATGAATCAGAGAAACCGACTTGAACTTAGAAAGTTCGTGGCCCCCGAATTTGTCTGTGGTCAGGGGGCGCTGCGCCTCGCCGGCCGATATGCCCATAACCTCGGGATGCGGCGTGTCCTTCTTGTCACCGACGCCGGGGTCAGGGCGGCGGGGTGGGCTGATGCCGTCGGGGAGAGCCTGGCCAGAGCCGAGGTTTCGTTTACCATCTTTGATTCTGTCACCCCGAACCCCCGCTCCAGTGAGGTGATGGCAGGGGCGGAGGTTTATCGTTCTGAAGACTGCAACGGGATCGTCGCTGTCGGTGGAGGGAGCCCGATGGACTGCGCCAAGGGCATCGGGGTGGTGAGCGTGAGCGGGCGGGATATCCTCGCGTTCGAGGGTGTTGACCGGGTCTCTGAGCTTCCGCCGCCGCTCGTATGCGTCCCGACGACCGCAGGCTCATCCGCCGATCTCTCCCCGTTTGCAATCATCAGGGACGAGATGGGGAGACGTAAAGTGGCCATCATCTCCAAGGCGCTTGTACCCGACATATCGCTGCTCGACCCCGAACCCCTGACGACCATGCCGCGGGAACTCACCGTGGATACCGGTATAGACGCCCTCAGTCACGCGATCGAAGCATACGTCTCAAACGCCAGTTCCCCGATCACCGACCTGCACGCCCTGGAGGCGATACGCCTTACCAGCACCGCTCTGCCTGCGGTTATCAGGAGCCCCGATGACCTTAACCTCCGGTTCTCGACCCTCCTTGCCAGCCTTCACGCCGGTCTTGCCTTCTCCAATGCGAGTCTCGGTGCGGCTCACGCGATGTCGCACGCTCTTGGCGGGGTCTATGACCTTGCACACGGCCGGTGCAACGCTCTTCTCCTGGAAGACGTGATCGAGGCCAATTATGAGGCGGCATCCACCCGATACGACCGGATTGGTGCGATCATCGGGCGGGAGCAGGATGAATGGATGGCACCGGCGGAGGTGGTGGCGTCATTCATCAGGTCGCTTGGCGTCGCCGGGACGCTTTCCAGCCTCGGCGTCACCGGGGATATGATCCCTGCACTTGCAGAACGCGCATACGTTGACCCCTGCCTGGCAACAAACCCGAGCGATCTCTCACGCGAGGAGATTGAGGAGATCTATGAGCGAGCACTCTGA